A genomic stretch from Methylorubrum extorquens includes:
- a CDS encoding ABC transporter, permease (Evidence 2b : Function from indirect experimental evidences (e.g. phenotypes); Product type t : transporter) has translation MTSLTGFAGALPDAQGRPPGLPLRALALGAAWLALAAATYALPEDGDFPTTAAFAAGALGLSLVLPPLVARSAHLGRAGASLAHWTPWLTLLALALTAWELITAKFALLPMPFFPPPQAILEVFLEDWPRLGGSILASLKLLAGGYLIGAGLGFVLGVAIGWSKAVGYWVHPILRFVGPLPATAWLPMAFFVFPSSWSASTFLIALATGFPVTVLTWSGVAGVNKAYFDVARTLGASPAFLVLRVAVPAALPHVFVGLFMGLGGAFAVLVVAEMLGVKSGLGWYLQWAQGWAAYANMYAALIVMALMCSGLITLLFRLRDRVLSWQKGLVQW, from the coding sequence ATGACCAGCCTCACCGGATTCGCCGGCGCCTTACCCGATGCCCAAGGGCGCCCCCCGGGGCTGCCGCTGCGAGCGCTCGCCCTCGGCGCGGCCTGGCTCGCGCTCGCGGCGGCGACCTACGCCCTGCCGGAGGACGGCGACTTCCCCACCACCGCCGCCTTCGCGGCCGGGGCCCTCGGCCTCAGCCTCGTCCTGCCGCCGCTGGTCGCCCGGTCGGCGCATCTCGGCCGGGCCGGAGCCTCCCTGGCGCACTGGACGCCCTGGCTGACGCTTCTGGCGCTGGCCCTCACCGCCTGGGAGCTCATCACGGCGAAGTTCGCGCTCCTGCCGATGCCCTTCTTCCCGCCGCCGCAGGCGATCCTCGAAGTCTTCCTGGAAGACTGGCCGAGGCTCGGCGGCAGCATCCTGGCCTCGCTGAAGCTGCTCGCCGGAGGCTACCTGATCGGCGCCGGTCTCGGCTTCGTGCTCGGCGTCGCGATCGGCTGGTCGAAGGCCGTGGGCTACTGGGTGCATCCGATCTTGCGCTTCGTCGGGCCGCTGCCGGCGACCGCGTGGCTGCCGATGGCCTTCTTCGTGTTTCCCTCGTCCTGGTCGGCCAGCACCTTCCTGATCGCGCTCGCCACCGGCTTCCCGGTCACGGTGCTGACGTGGTCGGGGGTCGCCGGGGTCAACAAGGCTTATTTCGACGTGGCGCGCACGCTGGGGGCCTCGCCCGCCTTCCTCGTGCTGCGGGTCGCGGTCCCGGCGGCGCTGCCGCACGTCTTCGTCGGGCTGTTCATGGGGCTCGGCGGCGCCTTCGCCGTGCTGGTGGTCGCCGAGATGCTCGGTGTGAAGTCCGGCCTCGGCTGGTACCTGCAATGGGCTCAGGGCTGGGCCGCCTACGCCAACATGTACGCCGCGCTGATCGTGATGGCGCTGATGTGCTCCGGGCTCATCACCCTGCTCTTCCGCCTGCGCGACCGGGTGCTCTCCTGGCAGAAGGGGCTGGTGCAATGGTAG
- a CDS encoding ABC transporter, ATPase (Evidence 2b : Function from indirect experimental evidences (e.g. phenotypes); PubMedId : 10913158; Product type t : transporter) — MVAGPLERSTPAPLAAAGSRLTVEAVSHAFDIRGAALPVLDRISLDVAPGGFVALLGPSGCGKSTLLRLVAGLEPPGAGRISIDGTGVTGPDPSRLLVFQDPTLYPWRTVQGNVMLGLEARGVARRERAARVEAALRLVGLDGFSEVFPHQLSGGMAQRAALARALVNAPRLLLLDEPLGKLDALTRLSLQAEILRLWQETRFTALLVTHDVEEALVLAERVIVLSDRPAAIRADILVERPYPRHRDDPELVRLRRKILGILGQSI; from the coding sequence ATGGTAGCCGGACCACTCGAACGCTCCACTCCGGCGCCCCTTGCGGCCGCCGGATCGCGGCTCACCGTCGAAGCCGTCTCGCACGCCTTCGACATCCGCGGCGCCGCGCTTCCGGTGCTCGACCGCATCTCCCTCGACGTGGCGCCAGGCGGCTTCGTGGCGCTGCTCGGTCCCTCCGGCTGCGGCAAGTCCACCCTACTGCGTCTCGTCGCCGGCCTGGAGCCGCCCGGCGCTGGCCGCATCTCGATCGACGGGACGGGGGTCACGGGCCCCGATCCCTCGCGCCTGCTCGTGTTCCAGGACCCGACGCTCTATCCCTGGCGCACGGTGCAGGGGAACGTGATGCTGGGGCTGGAGGCCCGCGGTGTCGCCAGGCGCGAACGCGCGGCTCGGGTCGAGGCGGCCCTGCGCCTCGTCGGGCTCGACGGCTTCAGCGAGGTCTTTCCGCACCAACTCTCCGGCGGCATGGCCCAGCGCGCGGCGCTGGCCCGCGCCCTGGTGAACGCGCCGCGCCTTCTCCTGCTCGACGAACCGCTCGGCAAGCTCGACGCTCTGACCCGCCTCAGCCTGCAGGCCGAGATCCTGCGGCTGTGGCAGGAGACGCGCTTCACCGCGCTCCTCGTCACCCACGACGTGGAGGAGGCGCTGGTTCTGGCCGAGCGTGTCATCGTGCTCTCCGACCGCCCGGCCGCGATCCGCGCGGACATCCTCGTCGAGCGTCCCTATCCCCGCCACCGCGACGATCCTGAATTGGTGCGTCTGCGCCGAAAAATCCTCGGCATCCTCGGTCAATCGATCTGA
- a CDS encoding protein of unknown function (Evidence 5 : Unknown function), with amino-acid sequence MNASAQTKIAVIVHSLCLACSMGRSRFTLSAAMDKNLEINSHPDATHERFQRVIEVRSLL; translated from the coding sequence TTGAATGCCTCAGCACAGACAAAAATCGCGGTGATCGTACACTCGCTGTGCCTGGCCTGTTCGATGGGTCGTTCGCGATTCACGTTGTCGGCGGCAATGGATAAGAACCTCGAGATTAACTCCCATCCCGACGCTACCCACGAACGCTTTCAGCGCGTCATCGAGGTCCGGAGTTTGCTTTGA
- a CDS encoding protein of unknown function (Evidence 5 : Unknown function): MRHNSANRVHRNRKLDLCVRSQALPSADYILTWSLLIRI, encoded by the coding sequence TTGCGCCACAATTCGGCGAATCGCGTGCACCGCAACCGTAAATTGGACTTATGCGTACGCTCTCAGGCGCTGCCCAGCGCCGACTATATTCTTACATGGTCGCTTTTAATTCGAATTTAA
- a CDS encoding conserved protein of unknown function (Evidence 4 : Unknown function but conserved in other organisms) — protein MSQPTLTSAPEHRHGRLVRVSSVGLASVLAILIGTSVLPPLVADQSDRAVVNAPVTLLTAPIAGDIGAIPVTAGDKVERGSLVAQITNDRLDRATAIQLAGRVSELRERALAAENKRTSNEAYLAAIDRAIRDQSAQMMQVLRSQVEELKAKIASANASGEEKRVLMERQVGMVARDVASPDMVKSTTQAFNAAIQEKKAAEAKLNQKTVQLEGLARGLFLGDELRSLADLSEKQLSITYDTQRLAIEEKELKAAMVDQQALLKREDQRLDRLTTSEIKASAKGVVYNVNATTGRHVGAGDSLASVVDCERSFVVAIFSYRQGQNLQVGSAVTISGGSVGPRKGIVTEILPKTSDTVDATYAVPFPQTERRELYVLVRPEPLPASGAASETLVESACGVGRWVTVTRESGWVPSNSVVWRDLGDGASGLVTKVAAAAPDVVQTVSDHARAMVSSASDVLKHVVSTGADVAGPARAGHDVPVRPEPGTPRASSAVGEGRSETQSEAIAPAIQRDAPTIASTESGEKPVVDRMAPILTQPSSTGQQPAEIAPARRISMPPLPPARPNSFQSEAPKRTGSIAQEARS, from the coding sequence GTGTCCCAGCCTACCCTCACGTCCGCGCCCGAGCACCGCCATGGCCGGCTCGTCCGCGTGTCGAGCGTCGGTCTTGCCTCGGTTCTGGCGATCTTGATCGGCACCTCGGTGCTTCCGCCTCTCGTGGCGGACCAATCCGATCGCGCGGTGGTCAACGCCCCGGTCACCCTGCTGACGGCCCCGATCGCGGGCGATATCGGGGCGATCCCGGTCACCGCGGGGGACAAGGTCGAACGCGGTTCGCTGGTGGCCCAGATCACCAATGACCGCCTGGATCGCGCCACGGCGATCCAGCTAGCCGGGCGTGTCTCCGAACTGCGGGAGCGCGCGCTTGCCGCCGAGAACAAGAGAACCTCGAACGAGGCCTATCTTGCGGCCATCGATCGGGCGATCCGGGATCAGTCCGCACAGATGATGCAAGTCCTCCGCTCACAGGTCGAGGAACTCAAAGCCAAAATCGCCTCGGCCAACGCGTCGGGCGAGGAGAAGCGGGTGCTGATGGAGCGTCAGGTCGGCATGGTCGCGCGCGACGTGGCGAGCCCCGATATGGTGAAGTCGACGACGCAAGCCTTCAACGCCGCGATCCAGGAGAAGAAGGCGGCGGAAGCCAAGCTCAATCAGAAGACGGTTCAGCTCGAGGGACTGGCTCGTGGGCTGTTCCTGGGCGACGAACTGCGCAGCCTCGCCGACCTGTCGGAGAAGCAACTCTCCATCACCTACGACACCCAGCGCCTTGCAATCGAGGAGAAGGAGCTGAAGGCCGCGATGGTCGATCAGCAGGCGCTGCTGAAGCGGGAGGACCAGCGCCTCGACAGGTTGACGACCTCCGAAATCAAGGCTTCGGCCAAGGGCGTCGTCTACAACGTCAACGCCACGACCGGACGCCACGTCGGAGCCGGCGACAGCCTCGCCTCCGTCGTGGATTGCGAGCGCAGCTTCGTCGTCGCCATCTTCTCCTACCGCCAGGGCCAGAACCTGCAGGTAGGAAGCGCGGTCACGATTTCGGGCGGATCCGTCGGGCCTCGCAAAGGCATCGTGACCGAGATTCTGCCCAAGACCAGCGACACCGTCGACGCGACCTACGCGGTGCCGTTCCCGCAGACGGAGCGGCGCGAGCTCTACGTCTTGGTCAGGCCCGAGCCGCTCCCGGCCAGCGGTGCGGCGTCCGAAACCCTGGTGGAGTCGGCTTGTGGCGTCGGACGCTGGGTGACGGTCACGCGGGAATCGGGCTGGGTGCCGTCGAACTCCGTCGTCTGGCGCGATCTCGGTGACGGCGCGAGCGGGCTCGTGACGAAGGTCGCGGCCGCCGCACCCGATGTCGTGCAAACCGTGTCCGATCACGCCCGGGCCATGGTCTCCTCCGCCAGCGACGTCCTGAAACACGTCGTCTCCACGGGTGCGGATGTCGCTGGCCCGGCACGGGCCGGCCACGACGTCCCCGTGCGGCCGGAACCCGGAACGCCTCGGGCGAGCTCAGCCGTTGGTGAGGGCCGTTCCGAGACGCAGTCGGAGGCGATCGCGCCCGCTATCCAGAGAGACGCGCCGACCATCGCGTCCACGGAGTCCGGGGAGAAGCCTGTGGTCGATCGCATGGCCCCGATCCTGACCCAGCCCTCGAGCACGGGGCAGCAGCCGGCCGAGATCGCCCCTGCGCGCCGCATCTCGATGCCGCCGCTCCCGCCGGCACGGCCGAATTCTTTCCAAAGCGAGGCTCCGAAACGGACAGGTTCCATCGCACAGGAGGCACGCAGCTGA
- a CDS encoding conserved protein of unknown function (Evidence 4 : Unknown function but conserved in other organisms) yields the protein MSAPAWADDLGRELCRALSGAVERTAPDGDPVFLASYEPGPDEKEVPPPLRSTAFSYDNALAATALAACGDLRRARQIGEAFLVAIESDRTFEDGRIRNAYRAGPVRARPVLLPGWWDAANKRWSEDRYQDGTATGNVAWVGLALLNLRDATQDPRFEKGATRLAAWIRARTARHNGPGFTGGLDGYDPDQASLSWASTEHNLDIVALGMRLGKPDDRAMAASARTFLDAAFDERAGCFRMGTDTEGHMRGVEAIALDTQLWPLLGVVDPPDAWRRALSCATTRLGVPGGFDFNDDRDGLWVEGTAQAALAYRSVQNEATAGELLQTLAGQRAPSGWLYASREARLTTGLRIGPASTQDDFFYFRRPHLGATAWAALAALGHNPFTGGRVQ from the coding sequence ATGTCGGCCCCTGCCTGGGCGGATGATCTCGGCCGGGAGCTGTGCCGCGCCCTGTCCGGCGCCGTCGAGAGGACGGCGCCCGATGGGGACCCCGTGTTCCTCGCGAGCTACGAGCCTGGGCCGGACGAGAAGGAGGTTCCGCCGCCGCTGCGCAGCACCGCCTTCTCCTACGACAACGCCCTGGCGGCCACGGCGCTCGCGGCCTGCGGCGACCTGCGGCGCGCCCGTCAGATCGGCGAGGCTTTCCTCGTGGCGATCGAGAGCGACCGCACCTTCGAGGACGGTCGCATCCGCAATGCCTATCGCGCCGGCCCGGTGCGCGCGCGTCCCGTCCTCCTCCCGGGCTGGTGGGACGCCGCGAACAAGCGCTGGTCCGAGGACCGCTATCAGGACGGCACGGCGACCGGCAACGTCGCGTGGGTCGGGCTGGCACTGCTCAATCTGCGCGACGCGACGCAGGACCCGCGTTTCGAGAAAGGGGCCACCCGTCTCGCGGCCTGGATCCGAGCGCGGACGGCCCGCCACAACGGGCCCGGCTTCACCGGAGGGCTCGACGGCTACGATCCCGACCAAGCGTCGCTGAGCTGGGCCTCCACCGAGCACAACCTCGACATCGTTGCCCTGGGGATGCGGCTCGGCAAGCCCGACGACCGGGCCATGGCTGCCTCGGCACGGACATTCCTCGACGCCGCCTTCGACGAACGGGCCGGCTGCTTCCGGATGGGAACCGATACCGAGGGACATATGCGCGGTGTCGAGGCCATCGCCCTCGACACGCAGCTCTGGCCCCTGCTCGGGGTCGTCGATCCGCCGGACGCTTGGCGGCGCGCGCTGTCCTGCGCGACCACACGGTTGGGCGTGCCCGGCGGGTTCGATTTCAACGACGACCGCGACGGCCTTTGGGTCGAGGGGACCGCACAGGCGGCGCTCGCTTATCGCTCCGTCCAGAACGAGGCCACGGCAGGCGAACTTCTGCAGACTCTGGCCGGTCAGCGCGCGCCCTCGGGCTGGCTCTATGCGAGCCGCGAAGCACGGCTGACCACCGGTCTGCGAATCGGGCCGGCGAGCACGCAGGACGATTTCTTCTACTTCCGCCGTCCGCATCTTGGCGCGACGGCTTGGGCCGCGCTGGCAGCTTTGGGCCACAATCCCTTCACAGGAGGCCGCGTCCAATGA
- a CDS encoding putative Cellulose synthase (UDP-forming) (Evidence 3 : Putative function from multiple computational evidences; Product type e : enzyme), with protein sequence MMFPSPGDAASVLALSFGIALGLFALAGLLRPERAFDRLLFGALTAALIATYARWRWSDTLPPLTPEAGALWSYLFFAAEMVAVVYTLLSVIILLRFKDRSTEADAAQARREASGEWPAVDIFICTYNEPREVVEKSILPSLAIDYEPKTVWVCDDTRRDWLRDYCEEVGARYITRPDNKGAKAGNLNNALRHTAERTDAPLILVLDADFAPQPNILKRMVGLFDDPKTGVVQSPQFFFNADPIQHNLAASDSWVDDQRIFFDVFQPAKDAWNAAFCVGTSFIVRRDRLGEIGGFPDAAICEDLNLSLGMSRRGYETHWLNERLSMGLSAEGLPEYITQRTRWCLGTIQIALLADGPLRGPGYTLVQRIHFLHGVLNWACKPYIVLMLLAPAVYWIAGLPAFEADVLSFLRYGAPPLFALWAYSGWVSRSRTLPIFMEVTHAISALAVTMTLIQAAVRPFGRPFKVTEKGGDRSQMRVRWRMASAFGGLSLLSAFSIVWAFIAPTAPAEISDIDYFNLVWAGVAMVLTFICFLVCFEYPRVDLAFRYDADARIEAGGTSHACRIATLSPGQATLAEAGEPVSAVGAPLILHLPGIGAIDAVADSAGLSLDPTPEQYRALVVALYSTPRDTIARAARFTPAVGGLLRRSLGLG encoded by the coding sequence ATGATGTTTCCCTCGCCCGGCGACGCGGCCTCCGTGCTCGCGCTCTCGTTCGGCATCGCGCTCGGGCTTTTCGCTCTCGCGGGCCTGTTGCGGCCGGAGCGCGCCTTCGATCGCCTTCTGTTCGGAGCGCTGACGGCCGCGCTCATCGCTACCTACGCGCGCTGGCGCTGGAGCGACACGCTGCCGCCGCTGACCCCCGAGGCCGGTGCCCTCTGGTCCTACCTGTTCTTCGCCGCCGAGATGGTGGCGGTGGTCTATACCCTGCTCTCGGTGATCATCCTGCTGCGCTTCAAGGACCGGTCAACGGAGGCCGACGCGGCCCAGGCTCGCCGCGAGGCGAGTGGCGAATGGCCGGCCGTCGACATCTTCATCTGCACCTACAACGAGCCGCGCGAGGTTGTGGAGAAGTCGATCCTGCCATCGCTCGCCATCGATTACGAACCCAAGACCGTCTGGGTCTGCGACGACACCCGTCGCGATTGGCTGCGCGACTATTGCGAGGAGGTCGGCGCCCGCTACATCACGCGCCCGGACAACAAGGGGGCCAAGGCCGGCAACCTCAACAACGCCCTGCGTCACACCGCTGAGCGGACCGACGCCCCCCTTATTCTCGTGCTCGATGCGGATTTCGCGCCGCAGCCGAACATCCTCAAGCGCATGGTCGGCCTGTTCGATGATCCGAAGACGGGCGTGGTGCAGTCGCCGCAATTCTTCTTCAATGCCGATCCGATCCAGCACAATCTCGCCGCCTCCGATAGCTGGGTCGATGACCAGCGCATCTTCTTCGACGTGTTCCAGCCGGCAAAGGACGCCTGGAACGCGGCCTTCTGTGTCGGCACCTCGTTCATCGTGCGCCGCGACCGGCTCGGCGAGATCGGTGGCTTCCCGGATGCCGCGATCTGCGAGGATCTCAATCTGTCGCTCGGCATGTCACGCCGAGGCTACGAGACTCACTGGCTGAACGAGCGGCTAAGCATGGGCCTCTCGGCTGAAGGCCTCCCGGAATACATCACGCAGCGTACCCGCTGGTGTCTCGGAACGATTCAGATCGCGTTGCTCGCCGACGGGCCGCTTCGCGGGCCGGGCTATACCCTGGTCCAGCGGATCCACTTCCTGCATGGTGTGCTGAACTGGGCCTGCAAACCTTACATCGTGCTGATGCTGCTGGCCCCGGCGGTCTACTGGATCGCCGGGCTGCCGGCCTTCGAGGCCGACGTGCTGTCCTTCCTGCGATACGGTGCGCCCCCGCTCTTCGCTCTGTGGGCCTATAGCGGCTGGGTTTCGCGCTCGCGCACGCTGCCGATCTTCATGGAGGTGACCCACGCGATCAGTGCGCTCGCCGTCACCATGACGCTCATCCAAGCCGCCGTCCGACCCTTCGGCCGTCCGTTCAAAGTCACGGAAAAGGGGGGTGATCGCTCCCAGATGCGCGTCCGCTGGCGCATGGCCTCGGCCTTCGGCGGCCTCTCCCTGCTTTCGGCCTTCAGCATCGTCTGGGCCTTCATCGCCCCGACCGCTCCGGCCGAGATCTCGGATATCGACTACTTCAACCTCGTCTGGGCCGGAGTGGCGATGGTGCTGACCTTCATCTGCTTCCTCGTCTGTTTCGAATACCCGCGCGTCGATCTCGCATTCCGCTACGACGCCGACGCCCGGATCGAAGCCGGCGGGACCAGCCACGCCTGCCGCATCGCGACCCTTTCGCCCGGCCAGGCGACCCTCGCCGAGGCGGGGGAGCCGGTCTCCGCGGTGGGTGCGCCGCTCATCCTGCACCTTCCGGGCATCGGCGCGATCGACGCGGTTGCGGACTCCGCCGGCCTTTCACTCGATCCGACCCCGGAGCAGTACCGGGCTCTGGTCGTGGCCCTCTACTCCACCCCGCGCGATACCATCGCCCGGGCCGCCCGGTTCACACCGGCCGTTGGTGGCCTGCTCCGCCGGAGCCTGGGCCTCGGCTGA